One Chloroflexota bacterium DNA segment encodes these proteins:
- a CDS encoding sodium-translocating pyrophosphatase: protein MDYMFIAAIAGVLGLAFALFAVLYVLKQGEGTQRMKDISLAIKEGALAFLRREYQILAFFVVAITVILAVIPDLGWRVAMAFLFGAICSMGAGYAGMNMAIRSNARTAAAAEKSLNQGLRVSFRAGAVMGMTVVGVGIIGLTILYYAFHTLDPKDFAEIIPAYGFGASAVALFARVGGGIYTKAADTGADLVGKVEKNIPEDDPRNAAVIADFVGDNVGDVAGMGADLFESYAESIIATMVLYAVAVPWLVQDNATAWLLPMMVAAGGIVASIMGALLVRVGEIPKMEALLAALRRGTFAASILTAVFAFLVIHFLAESLNPYWAVLAGLVAGVLIGESTNYFTSYAYGPTKSISQSSTSGTGPNIVSGFANGLLSVCPPFIFVVAALLIAYHFSSFYGVAIAGIGMLSTLGITLATDAYGPVADNSGGIVEMSHLPHEIRERTDALDSLGNTTAATGKGFAVGSAALTALALLLSYTVAVKIVTVNEVTGKVIFDPNFVKEMSLLNGPMMGALLLGVMLPAIFCALTLTSVRKTSVLIVEEVRRQFREIIGLMEGTARPEYGRCVDICTKAALRQMILPALMAIAAPVLVGYILGKFALVGFLAGATASGFLLAVTLANAGGSWDNAKKYIEMGKFGGKGSDPHKAAVVGDTVGDPMKDTSGPSLNIMIKLMAVIALVLAPVITSWDGLIH from the coding sequence ATGGATTACATGTTTATAGCGGCCATAGCCGGGGTCCTGGGACTGGCCTTTGCCCTGTTCGCCGTGCTCTACGTCCTGAAGCAGGGTGAGGGAACGCAGCGCATGAAGGATATATCCCTGGCTATCAAAGAAGGCGCTCTAGCCTTCCTGCGCCGGGAGTACCAAATACTGGCATTTTTTGTAGTGGCGATCACTGTTATCCTGGCTGTCATCCCTGACCTGGGATGGCGGGTGGCGATGGCCTTCCTCTTCGGTGCTATCTGCTCCATGGGAGCTGGCTATGCCGGCATGAACATGGCTATCAGGTCGAATGCCAGAACAGCCGCCGCCGCTGAGAAGAGCCTCAACCAGGGCTTGAGGGTTTCCTTCAGGGCCGGCGCCGTGATGGGGATGACTGTGGTCGGCGTCGGTATCATCGGCCTGACCATACTGTACTACGCCTTTCACACCCTTGACCCTAAGGACTTTGCTGAAATCATCCCTGCCTATGGATTCGGCGCTTCAGCCGTGGCCCTCTTCGCCAGGGTTGGCGGCGGCATCTATACCAAGGCGGCCGATACCGGAGCCGACCTGGTAGGCAAAGTGGAAAAGAATATCCCTGAAGATGACCCGCGAAATGCAGCCGTGATTGCCGATTTCGTCGGTGATAACGTGGGAGATGTAGCAGGGATGGGAGCCGACCTTTTTGAATCCTATGCGGAGTCGATCATAGCTACCATGGTGCTGTACGCGGTAGCCGTGCCCTGGCTGGTCCAGGATAACGCCACAGCCTGGCTCCTGCCCATGATGGTGGCCGCTGGCGGAATTGTTGCCTCAATTATGGGAGCTTTGCTGGTCAGGGTGGGGGAGATACCAAAGATGGAAGCACTGCTAGCCGCCCTCCGCCGTGGCACCTTTGCTGCCTCCATCCTTACTGCTGTTTTCGCCTTTCTGGTGATCCACTTCCTGGCCGAGAGCCTGAACCCCTACTGGGCTGTTCTTGCCGGTCTGGTTGCTGGTGTCCTCATCGGTGAAAGCACCAACTACTTCACCTCCTACGCCTATGGACCGACAAAGTCCATCTCCCAGTCTTCCACCTCGGGAACGGGGCCAAACATAGTTAGCGGTTTCGCCAATGGTCTGTTGAGCGTTTGCCCTCCCTTTATCTTCGTCGTGGCGGCCCTCCTGATTGCCTATCATTTCTCCAGCTTCTACGGAGTAGCTATTGCTGGCATAGGCATGCTGTCTACTCTGGGAATCACCCTGGCTACCGATGCTTACGGCCCTGTGGCTGACAACTCGGGCGGGATCGTGGAGATGTCACACCTGCCCCATGAGATCAGGGAAAGAACGGACGCCCTCGATTCCCTGGGAAATACCACAGCCGCTACCGGAAAGGGATTTGCTGTTGGTTCAGCGGCGTTGACTGCTCTGGCCCTGCTTCTCTCCTACACAGTAGCAGTGAAGATTGTCACCGTCAATGAAGTAACAGGTAAGGTCATCTTTGATCCCAACTTCGTGAAGGAGATGAGCCTCCTGAATGGCCCCATGATGGGCGCTTTGTTACTCGGCGTTATGCTGCCGGCCATTTTCTGCGCCCTTACCCTCACCTCGGTTCGTAAAACCAGCGTCCTCATTGTCGAGGAGGTCCGCCGCCAGTTCAGGGAGATCATAGGGCTGATGGAAGGTACAGCCCGCCCAGAATACGGCCGGTGCGTTGATATCTGTACCAAGGCAGCACTGAGGCAAATGATCCTCCCAGCCCTGATGGCTATAGCAGCGCCTGTGCTTGTAGGCTATATCCTGGGTAAGTTCGCCCTGGTCGGTTTCCTGGCAGGTGCCACGGCCAGCGGCTTCCTGCTGGCCGTTACCCTGGCCAACGCTGGCGGCTCCTGGGACAATGCCAAGAAGTATATCGAGATGGGTAAGTTCGGAGGCAAGGGCTCTGATCCTCATAAGGCGGCGGTGGTGGGTGATACTGTTGGTGACCCGATGAAAGATACCTCGGGGCCTTCCCTGAACATCATGATCAAGCTCATGGCAGTCATAGCGCTGGTCCTTGCACCGGTCATCACTAGCTGGGACGGGCTGATACATTAG